Part of the Hippocampus zosterae strain Florida unplaced genomic scaffold, ASM2543408v3 HiC_scaffold_275, whole genome shotgun sequence genome, CCGACAACTGACCTTCGAAACCAAGTCTGCACAGCTGCGCAACCAGTAGCTTGCATACGAATTGTCTCGCCTCGAAAAAGTGCTGGCGCTGAAGCAGCAGCAGATCGTCTCCAACGACCAAGCGATCGACGGGCTCGAAGAATCCCTGCAGCAGGAGGCCGAGGAACTGACGAGCATGGCTGACAAGTACAACGAGCAGGCGCGGGAGATAAACTTCCTCGAGACGAGGCTGGCGCGGCAGTTGATGCTCAAGCAGGAACGAGCGAAAGAGTGACATCTACCCAGTCAAAAGTTACACATAGCGTTTTCGGAGATGGAGCCCCAACTCTCCTAGAGGACCATGGGCTTGTGCGGGACAGGGTCCTGATCCCACGTCAGGGACACGTCCAGGCAGGCCGGCAGCTCCAGGTCCTCTACTGAATCCAGTTGCTTGATGCCTGAGAACAACTCCCTGCTGTCTCCCAGTTCTAGGCCTAGTTGCTGCGACATCACCTTCAAGTTCTCGATGGCCTATTACAACTCCTCCTTTGCGGGGCTGGCTCGGATGCTCTCTTTGATGTGGTCCTCTTCGGCCTGCTTCTCCTGGCTGTAGCGGTAGCTGGCCTTCTGGCTGGAGGCTGCCTGGGCTGACTGGGGCTGGGCTTCGGCCTGGAGCTGCCGGATCGAGTTGAGGATCGAGTGCTCGAGGTCTCGCTTGGCTTGGTTTTGGAAGGATTCGTTAAGGCAGGTGGGCTGCAAATCGTTTAGACATAGATTTTCCTTGGCTTTGGCGTCTGTCAGGGCCTCTGGCTTGCCTGCACTGAGAATGCTAGTGAAGGTCAGTTTGGAGTCGCTCTCGCACTTCTTATGGCGGACCGCGGATGAGGCCTGCACTGCCCTGGAGAAGAGGCCTTGAGGGCTGGGCCGCCTAAGGGCAGCGAAAGAGCGGTCAGGCGGGGGGCGGGACAGGTGGGCGAGCTGCCTGAGCTGGTGCTTTATCTGGAGGATCGAGGCGAGGACGCGGCTGCGGTCGGGCCCTGCCATCTAACGGCTATAACTATTACCAATTATCGGGGTCACTTGAGGAAGGTCCGGTCCTCGTCAGCGGCGGGCACGAAGGCGCGGTTGAACTTGCCGGGGTGCTTGCAGGGCGCGGGCAGGTCGAAGTGGTCGGCAGGCACGTGGGTGGCGGTGTCGGGCTTGGGGTGGACGGGGAACCGCGTCTCCATGTGGATGGTCTCTCCCTCGTTGTAGCGCCGCCTGATGAATTGTATGTATTGTTGGTGTTGATACCCCTTGATGAAGGTATTGCGGATGGCCTCGATGAACGCCTGCTTGACCTCGTACTCGGTGGCGTATTCCTCCCCGTCCTTGAACAGCTCGCTCAGCCGAGAGTCCAGGTTATTCCGCAGCTAGCTCCCCTATCTGCTGGTCGGGCTCTCCTAATGACTGCTGGCCTTCTTGTGTATGATGTCCGCCATGCGAGGCGGCTATTGTCTGTCCGAGCTGGACTGGCTATACTCTGCGTCCAGGACTTTCAACAGTTCAGCTGCCTCCCCGCGGGTCAGCAGAGATTGAGACTTGAGGTACTCTTAGTAGTCCTTGTCCAGGGTTTCGAACATGACGCGCACCCGGGAGAGGGCCAAGTCCTGTCGCTTGCAGTCGGGGTCTAACTTCTGCTGGTTGAACTTCCAGACTTTGGGCATCAGACGGTTGACCTCGCGGATTAGGGGACCGTGCAGGAAGGGACTGAAGGCGCCTGCCGCCCGTAAGTGGGCCAGCTCCTATTGCAGCGCCTGCAGACGGGCTTCATTCTCCTACGGAGGGAGGCCCTCCTTCGCCTCGCCGCGCAATTCCTCGATCCGCGAGAGGTCGATGACATGGCTATACTCAGCGAGCAGGATTTTTTTGATCTCCTCGTTCTCGTAGGCGATGTCGATCATCCGTTCCTTCAGCCACTGGTACCTGGTGAGGTTGGGCTTGTAGTAGTAGGACTTGTCGATGGGCAGGTTGGGGCTCTAATTCATCAGAACGTACTGTTTCTTGCGCTCGGCACGGGCCTTCTTGCGCTCTGCTTTCTCAGGATGCTTTTCGTCGACCTTGATGCCTTTATTGAGGTACCGCAATTCTTCGGGGAGCGCGTAGGGCCGGGGCAGCAGGTCGAACCAGCTGAGGATGGTCTGCACCCGTTTGGAGGGTTTGGCCCCACTGGCTAGGTACTCCACCACGCGCGCCAGGTTCAGCTGGATCTCCCGCTCATGACCCTTGTCCTTGAAGTGGTACCAGAACCCCAGCCGCGAGAAGTAGCGGCCACGCTGGTTACCGCGCTTGGGCATGGCGACGATCCACCACTTGCGCACGGTCCCAATGCCGTGGTTCTGCAGCTGCAGCGAGATACCTCTCCACTTGCTCATTATCGGATGCTGGATCGATCCAAGATACTATTCATGACTGCCAAAGCCAAGCCCAAGCCCACCCCCGTGGCTGCTCGCAGGCAGGCCAAGGAGGCCAAGGCGGCTGCTAAGCGGgccccctcaccctcacccgCTCCCCGGGGCAAGGCCAAGAGCAAGGGGAAGGCTGCCGCCCCCGATCTGGTGACACCGCCCCCAAGCAAGAAGAAGGGGACGTAGAAGGATATGGTGAAGGTGGTGGCGAAGGGCGGGGCAGTGGTGGACAGCCTGGTGCCAGGAGGGCCAGGGAAGTACCGGGTGCACGTGGTGAACGGGACTGCCCTGAGCTGCACCCTGAACCAGAGCAACGTCTAGAAGAATAACAACAAGTTCTACATAAACCAGTGCCTGGTGAATGAGGGCAGCGGGCAGTACTTCGTGTTCCAGCGGTGGGGGCGGGTCGGCGAGCCAGGCATGAACGCCCTCAAGGGCCCCATATCTGCGGATGCCGCTATTACTGAGTACCAGAAGAAGAGAAGGGATAAGATCAATGGCGGCTACACCGAGCTGGCCATAACCTACGAGGAGGAGGGGGCTAAGGCGCCTAAGGTGGCTGccaagaaggcaaaaaaaacgaGCAAGCTGCCGGGCGGGCTGCAGAGGCTGATCGACCTGATCTTCGACACCAAGCAGATCAACCACGCGATGAAGGAAATCGGTTACGATGCGAAGAAGATGCCGCTGGGCAAGCTGGGCGAGAGCACCATCAAGGACGCCTACAAGGTGCTCAACGACTTGGAGAAGGCTCTGAAGCGAGGTGCTAAAGACGAGGTCAAGACCCTCAGCTCACGATTCTACAGCCTCATCCCCCACGACTTCGGGCGAGCCAACATGAGCAACTTCGTACTGGACTGCGAGGAGAAGATCAAACACAAGCTGGACATGCTGCAGTCCCTGAGCGACATGAAGATCACCTCGAAGCTGCTGGACACGACGGAGGCCGACACGGACATCATCGACCAGAACTACAAGAAGCTGGGGTGCAAGCTGCGCCCCCTCGCGGCCACTGAGGAGATCCACAATATGGTGAGCACCTATGTGGCCAACACTCGCGGGAATTACAAGCCCCAGATCGAGGACATCTTCGAGGTGGTCCGCGAGCAGGAGCACAAGGAGTTCAACTCCAAGTTGGGAAACAACCTGCTCCTCTGGCACGGCTCGGGGGTGGCCAACTTCGTGGGCATCCTCAGCCAGGGCCTGCGCATCGCCCCGCCTGAAGCCCCCGCGAGCGGCTACCTCTTCGGGAAGGGCATCTACCTGGCCGACATGTTTGAGAAGAGCGCCATGTACTGCAGGGGCAGCGACGACGGATCCTACCTGATCCTACTGGTGGAGGGGGCGCTGGGGCAGATGAACATCCTGACGCGGCCCGACTGCGGTGCAAAGGAGCTCATGGAGAAGGCCAAAAAGAACTCGACGAAGTGCCACGGGGGGAAGGCACCGCCGCCCAGCTCTTACAAGAAGTTCAGCAGCTTCAGCATCCCGCTGGGGAAGGTGGACGAGACGAAGTCGGGCAGCTACAAGGGGCACAACGAGTTCATCGTGTACCAGAAGAACCAGGCCCGGCTGCGGTACCTGATCCGTTACCGCCTCAAGTGAATCCAAAATAATAATGGACAGCCGGGGCAGGGTGCCCATCTACCAGCGGGTCTACTCCTTCAGCCGCGAGGAGGAGGGCCGCTGCGTCCGCCTCTTCGCGGTCCGCCACCCCCTTCCCAAGCTCATCAGCCTCAGCCGGCTCCGCCGCCTCCCCAAGCTGCCCCACTTCGCCGCCCCGGCTCCCGAGTCCGCCCAGTGATTCTACAGCCAACCGTTTTATGTCCCTGCCGTTTCATGCGGCAACGCTGGGTTTCGTCCTAACGTTCACTCATACCTGGTGCATGAGTATGCCTGCAGAATCTCTGCAAATTCCCAAGCCTTCACATTTTCGCTCGAATATTCTGCACTGTATTAAAGGTTTAACATTACATTTCCATGGATAAAGATCATTCCACTGCGCTCTTCAGCTTGCCCATCATCTCGACCGTCTGTCCCGCCTCCATCAGCCCCGACACCTGCTTGTCGTAGATGGTCTTCTTGTTGACCTCGACCAGCATCTGCCCCTCTGCTCCGTCCTTGATGCTGAAGGTCGCCTTGGGGTACGCGCTCAGCACGCTGGCCTTGATGGACTCGACATTGGCCCCGATCTTGGTGCAGGCAGGGTCCCTGGTGATCATGACGTCAGGGGACAGGTCCTTGTTGAAGCCATCTGCGGCACCAATACAGCCCATTTTATTATAGCAATAAAGAGAGTGCAATAATTTAACCACCAGGCCGTAAGCAGGCTTTATTATAACTGTCCATGCCCGATTCGATTGACAACCGCATCCATTCCAGGCCCAATAATCTGTCCCTCCGACGCACTTTCACCACCCTTCACTTGTCCAAGCCCCTCCGCAAACTCTCCATCAGGCAGCGTCCCCAGAACCAGGAACTCAAAAAGGCTGTCGAGGACAACCTCTACCTCATCAGCACCCTCGAAGCAGAACGTTCCCAGACCCACGCCCTCCAGGCCATGCTGCTCGAGCACCAGAGCCGCGACCTTTCCAAGGAGCAGCTCCACGACCTCTTCGAGAAAATGTACCAGCGCTGCAAGGAGCTCCTCAAAAGCAGGCCAGGCAAGGCCCCGCCCCGAGAATTAGGCATCAGGGTCATCAATATCGATCCGGTGCGTCCTACCACCCACCACCCGCAGCTGGGGCTGAGCAGACAGCGCGAACTGACCATAGCCGCCCCGCCCTCCAAAAAGCTGACAACCAGCAGTCTCATCGGAATTTAAATAAGGCCCCAGGTACTGACTAGCATTTTGCACCCCTAGTCTCCGACTCTGTCTGACCGCgagatattttcacattttcaaaggcTGACTGCAGAGACGGGGGTGAATACGAGGCAGGCCAGCCACACGGGGCAGACCAGCCGCCCGGGGCAGATCAGCCAGTCGGTGCAGACCAGCCAGTTGGTGAAGACCAGCCAGTCGGTGCAGGTCAACTCGGCCCCGTCGCCGCTCATTTAATCAAGTCCGGCTCTCCCGGTCAATTCTTTCTAAAACAGAAACCAGGTTCAAGAATCTCAAGCCCCTGGCTAAATCATTATCCCCCGGATCTGCCTGACTCAGAGTAAGATCATGAGCCCAGCCCGCCTGCCTTCTCTCATAGTCAGTCCTGCCCGAAAGAAGATGGACTTCTGCTCTCTGCGCAGCTGCGTGGTTACTGAAAAAGGCCAGTCGGCAGTCCTGCCCCTGTAGGTCGAGCAGCTGGAGCAGGAAAAGAGTAGGCTTCAGGACAGTCTCAAAACCACCACATGCGAGCTCGAGGCCATGACAAAGAGGCTGATCGAAACTCTGTCACGCGAGGCAGAGCTGTTAGAGGAGATAGAGTCTACAAAGACTCGAGAGGTGAGCCTGCACTCCGAAATCATCCGGCTCTCCAAGATCGATGAGCCAAGCTCGCGGCACTCGCAGAAGCACGCTCGCTCGGTCAGCCACTTCGGGCGGCTCAACCTGGCGTACCACCTGCAGTCGACAGTGCTGCCTACGCGCAAGGAGAGCGATTCACTCATGCGGGCGATCGCAGAGAGCAAGGAACGCAGCCAGCAGGCGGGATTGTGGCTGCCGCCGGGACTGCCCGGGACGGACAAGACAATCGCAGGCGGGGACTTGCCGGGGTTGGTGGACCGGATCCTGGACGAGAACAGGCGGCTGGGCGAGTTGGCGCAAGGAGTTGGGGTCAGGTGTACCAGTTCCACCACATGAAGTAGAACGAGCCGACGTAGAGGAGGGCGCCCCAGATCTCGTAGAAGCCGCGGTGGGACTTGTGGTAGGCGCGGATGACCTTGCGGTGGGTGCCGTTGCAGAAGGGCGCGTTCGCGGAGTACTTGCAGGCGCAGAGTTTGTAGTAGCCGGACTCGTTGACGTTGAAGGCGATGGGGCGGTTGCGGGAGGGCAAGTTGTTGCAGATCCCGTCGCAGAAGGGCTGGTTGGAGCTGGCCCCACAGGCACACCAGCTGTACATCTTGCCCTGCTGCAGGTAGATGTTGAAGGGGTAGTACCCACTCACCACCGGTACCGTCGGCGGCCGGTACTTGCCCTCGGGGTAGGGCCGCGACTCGGGGATCGGAACCGTCTTGTACTGCGGGAAGTCGGTGACGTCCTCGGGCGCAGGGGTCCGGGCGGGCGGAGGGGACAGCAGCTGGGGCGGCGGGAAGTAGGGGTCCCTGAGGTGGGCCTACCCCTCGGTCAGGTTGAGGGGCAGCACCTTGTACTTGGCGGCCCGCTTCAGGATGTTCTGCGCCATGATATTAAATCTGTGCCGCATGTGCTGTATCCCAGGCCTGGCTCATAAGTAAACCGCATCAAAACTGTCCCCTCCTCTCTGTCACTTTCAGGCGATATTAAAGGCAAACAACTTCTAATTAAGCAATTACTTCGGTATGAAACTTGTGGAATTCCTTTGACCTTGTTTCAGACACCCTCCCCTCTAATGATCACTTCTGCCGCAAAGCCAGCCCCTCCTCTGTCTGCTGTAGAGCTGTACCCGTTTACCCTGCTGTTCGCAAACATGCTGAAGGGCCAGATATTTCCAGACTAAAATTTAAGTGCTCATCAAATGAATAATGAAGCCGCATCTAGTGAACAGGGGGCTAGAGAAAATGCCAGAAACATCATCGAAAGAATTATCACGGCTCTAAACAAGCTTGTGCTTAACCACTTCACTTCGTCGTTATAATTTGGGTCAATTTTTTGCCAGCTCGCCTTGGATGCGCTCCAGCCTGGATCGCAGGCTGCAGTCCATGAAGGTAGAGCCGCGGAAGATCTGCAGTCCGCCCATGATCGCGGGGTCCACCTCGTAGGTGATCGTCAGCGCGCCTTCCCCGCGCTTGCCCAGAGAGTCCTTGACGCGTGCCTTCTCCTCGTCAGTCAGATTGCGGTGGCTGATCACGCGGACATCCTCTTCCTTACCAAGAACCTTCAGGAACTCACTATACTTCTCGGCCGCCTTGTGCAGCTCACCGAGACGTCCGTTATCCGCCATGGCCACGATGAAGGACCAGGTCAATTCGTGGCAAGACTCCTTGATCGGCTCCAGAGACTCCAGCTTGGACTGCTTTTTGAACGAGGCGTTGTTGAGGAACTCTCGAATGCCCGGCGACTGTTCCAGTATCTTGTGCAGCTGTGCGATGTCCTCGCCCACCACATCCAGCGACTCCTTCTGCGAGGCCGATGAGAACAGCGCCGAGGCGTAGCGGCCGGCAGGTGAGTCCGCGGCCATGGGCGGCTTGTGGCTGGGGACGGACTTGACGCCCATGCGGAAGGCATTCCTCAGCAGCCCGATCATCAACTTATATATCCACTGCGATGCACGCCATTAGAGACGTGATCGTCGCCCGGCGCAGCAGGGCCGTCCTCGAGCTGCGCGCCCGGCAGGTCCAGCAATCCCTCCGCCAAGCACGGCAGCAGGAGGGCCCCCAGGCCGGGCTGCGCGCTCGGTTGGAAGCCCGCCTAGGATGTGCACTTGAGCACTGGTTGTGCCACGAAGCGTCAGACTGGCTATGCTCGATTCAGGCAGGAGACCCTCTTTCCTTGATGAACGAGCTGGCAGAGTGCTCAGAGCAGTTCTGCGAGCTGGCCATGCAAGGCAGCAATCTGGCATCCTTCGCGCGCCTGATCGGTGCGGAGGATCATTCGAAGCATGTGCGCAAGGCTGTTCTGCTGGGACTGCTGGCGTGTCTGCAGACCTGCCTGCACCGACACTCCAAGCATGTTATCGCTCTGGCTTCCAACCAGCTGCTGCCTGTGGTTCTAGACGAGTCCCACTTTTTGGTGCAGCACTTCTTGTGCAAGCTGCGGGAGGACGAGGCTTGCTAGCTCCTGGAGAGCATGCTGGGAGTGCTGCAGGCGATGCTGCTGGCCAGGCACTACCTGCCTACGGGTCTCAGCAAGGACATCTTGGCATTCTGCCGTTTTCACTTCACGCTCGAACAGCCCGCGGATTCCCTCCTACCGGTACTGGTACTGACCGATCTGTTCAGACAAGAGACAGGGCCGAACAGCCTCTAGAGCGGACGGTTCATGCAGACAGCCATGCGGCACCTCATGCACCAGCAGGGCTTGCTGGCAAACCTGCTGGCGCGTTTGGGCAACGAGTCAGCGATAATGGTCGAGAGTGTGCTGCGGCTGCTGGTCAATCTCTGCTTCCTTAACGAGCAGATGAGCTTCTGCCTGCATGAGTGCAAGGTGTGCTGCCATCTGCTCCCGTTGCTGGCCAACTGTCGAGGCCCCATTTCTGAGCTGGTGATGGTACTGGTGTCGAACCTGCTGGTGGACGTCCCTGAGACTGTGGCCGAGTAGATCTCCTCGAACGGGGTGCTGGATCAGGCCATGAAGCGCACTGACAGCAGCAGGATGATCGAGGAGTGCGCTCGCAGCATGATGGCGGTGGCCATGAGCTGCCCCGCAGAGATGGTGCTGCGACTGGCCGACCGACACGGCTTTCTCCAATACAACCTCGAAGTGCTAGCGAATAACCAGTGCGGGGCCGAGACCATGCTGAGCATAGTAGCAGGCATGCTGGCAGTGCTGGAGTGCGAGGAATGCGAGGAGCATGCGCGGCGGGCCTGGCTGCGGGCGGCCGGAGGCGCAGGCCTGCTGCAACTCAACCTGAACCGGCTCAGCCTTATCCCGCCGTAAGTCGAGCGTCTTTTCGAGTTGCTGGAGTGATTGATAATATGAAGGAGTGGCAGCAATTCGTGTACGACGAGGAGCATGACGTGATCCTCAGGGAGCCCGAGATGCGCCACTATGAGCTCAAGGTCTTCGTGGCCAACATCTCCAAGGCTTGGACCGAGGACCACCTCAAGAACTTTCTTGAGCAGTATGGCGAGATCTTGGAAACGCGGATCATCCGCAGGGACTCAGAGTCGACGGGGTCGGGGCTGATCCGGTTCGCCTCGATGTCTCGGGGCGAGCACTCCATCCGCAGCCTCAAGAAGAAGCCCCTGCCCGGCATGAAGAGTTTTCTGCAGATCCGCTGGGCAGACGGGGAGGCCGCCCGCCTGACCATCGACGACTACAGCGAGCCGGTGGTGCTGGTGAGTCGGCTGCCCGGCACCGTCACCGACAAGCAGCTGCATGCAATCTTCCGGGAGCACGGTCCTGTTGAGAAGATGTACATTCACGCGGCGAAGGGCTAGGCCAAGGTATTCTACCGGTACCACTAAAGCGTGCTGCTGGCCACGAAGTTGGTCGATGGGATAGTGTATCCAGGCAGTGACCGGCCGATCGAGGTGCGGCAGATGACAGACCGGAAGATGACCAACCATGTCCGCAGCGAGAAGAAGACCATCCGCTTCTTCTGGTAGATCTCGGTCAACGCGGGCCTCATCAAGTACTACTACGACTTTCAGACGGGCAAGACTACCTACGACCGCCCGCCCGCTGACTCAGTGGTCCTCACCGACGATCGCTACTACGTGGAGACCGAGACCCGGCCTGACGCCGAGCAGGAGTTCACCAAGGGACAGACACCTGCTGGCACCACCGTCTACGTGCTGCatctgccgcccaccatgaccACCACCGCCCTCAGCGACAAGTTCAAGGACTACGGGCACATAACAGCGGCAAAGGTGGTCTCAAAGCACGGCGGAGCATGGGCTACGGGGTGATCAGCTACGACAAGCAGGACTCTGCGCTGGAGGCGATAAAGCGGATGGACGGCAAGGAACTCGGAGGGCGTCGGCTGAAGGTCAAGCTGCGGAAGGAGCGGGGCACACACCACGTCCTGCAGAGCATCCCCTCCCTCGTCGAATTTGATATCAACCCCCTCTGATTATATGGAGCGGTAGGCCCCTGACTTCGTCGAGATCGAGCTGGAGGAGGCCGCCTTCACTGAGTCCAACGCCTCGCAGGAGGAGGCCAAGCAGCTGGTCGACCTGGTCGAGCAGGGCCAGCAGGACCAGCAGGCCGCTCCCCTGGAGCCCAAATGTGCACCACCCCAGCTGCAGGTGAAGGCGTCTTGGCCCAAGGTGGGGGACTACGGGGTCAGCCCAAGAGGCATCCCATTCGTGCTGCTGGCCTGCCAGTTCTGCACGCTAGAGCAGCTAGTGGAAGGGACGATCGACCTGTTCGCGTGCTCAGTCTGCGAGAACCTGAACCAAGTGCAGACGGAGTTCAGCATGCTGCGGTGCGGGAAGTGCAGCCAGCTGCAGTGCTACCGGAAGGGGCTTGCAAAGATGGTGGGGTGCTCAAACTGCATGGCCCGGAATCGCGTTTGATGATCATTCATCGGGGGGTGGGCTTGATGAAGCCCTTGTTCAGGGCGAAGTTGCGCAGCTGCACCATCATCGGCTCCTGGGTGGGCAGCTGCCCCATCACCTTCTTGTAGACCTCGGGCGTCTCGGGCATCAGCACTTGGTGGTTGAAGGCCAGCAGCTGCTCCCGGTCCATCTCCGGGAGGTGGATGTCGGCGAACTTGCCGATGAGCAGGTCGAGTTCCTTCATGCCCATGTCCAGGTCCTCGCCCATGTGGAAGTACTTGGGCAGCCTTCTTGTGTGGTTCTAGCAAAATCCCCTGATTAACCTGGAAAGCATTAATTATGTCAGGAGGGAAATGTTGTAGAGGCATAGGATTAAAATTAGAGAAactgaaattataataaatggTTTTGTGGTTACTGAAGAAGAAATACGTGAAATAccaggaggaggcgggggcagCATGTTCCAGAACAAGCCCCTCAGTAGGTACTCGGTGCACCAGCTCAACAGCCTCCCGCCCTACCTGGTCTGCGGCTACAAGGACATCCAGAACTACGCCTCCCAGCACAACGCCCGCGCCGAGCGTTCAAAGTCGGTGGTGCTGCCGCCCATCCGGAGAGGGAAATCCCATTCTCGTTTAATGGCCTGATTAATCATAAACTTTAAATATAAATAGttattatttccttttttcataCTGCGATAATTTAATTAGGTATGCTCCGCTGCGCCAGGCTGTTCTGCAGCAGCCACTTCGGCAGCCGCACCGTGCCTCTCGAGCAAAAGCAGGCGCTCGTCGACAATGTCTTCAGCTCGGTCGCCAAGAACTACGACCTCATGAATGACGCCATGAGTCTCGGCATCCACCGCTACTGGAAGAACTACTTCGTGGAGGACCTGGCCGACTTGGCAACAAGGGCGTCTACAACACGACCGCGCGGGTGCGGGTACTGGACGTGGCCGGTGGCACAGGCGACATCGCCTTCCGGATCCAGGATCTGAACCGGGACAACGGGGTTGAGGTGACCGTGCTGGACATCAACGCCGCGATGCTGGCGGAGGGGCGCAGAAGGGCCTCCGAGCAACAGTACCAGGGCCTGGAGTTTGTTGAGGGCAACGCGGAAGAGCTGCCCTTCGAGGCCGACTCCTTCGATGTGTACACCATCGCGTTCGGGTTAAGAAACGTGCCTCGCACCGCCAAGGCGTTGGGCGAGGCCTTTAGGGTGCTGAAGAAGGGAGGCAGGCTGTCCATCCTGGAGTTCAGCAAGGTCCAGACGTCCCTCTTCCGACAGGCCTATGAAACCTACTCGCACCTGGTGATCCCGCAGCTGGGCGAGACTCTGGCCAGCGACCGAGCCTCCTACCAGTACCTGGTCGAGTCGATCCAGAAGTTCTACGACCAGGAGAGCCTGCTGAGGCTGGTGAAGGAGGCGGGCTTCAAGTACGCGGGCTTCAGGAACCTGAGCGACGGCATTGTGGCCATCCACAACGGATTCAAACTGTGACATCATTGGTACAGCTCGCTGATGATGAGGCCCTTGGGGGGGAACTGCATGGGGCCTGTCTGCACGCCCTTGGTCCTGCAGGCGATCATGAGCGAGCGGCCCGGGTGCAGGATCGTGGTCAGGCTCTCCTTGTCCCTTGGGAACTTGACTTTCAGCCCTTCTTTCTCGAAGTCTTTTATTTTGACCTTGAACTGGTGCCTCTCCTCGCTGCCGATGCTCACGAAGATGAACCCCACGTCGCCCCGCCCCAGCAGCAGTTCCGCCAGCACGTAGCTGTGCATGGCCAGCGCGGTCCTCTTCCGGGCGTTCGCCTTCGAGGCGGCCGCCCCCGCGAACAGGGATTCCCAGAACCCTGGGAATGCGTGCTCTTTCAGTTAAACAATCAGCCAGGTGTAGGTGGCCAGGTTGAGCGAAGTCAGGTCGGGGCAGCCCTCCACTTTGACGTAGAGAATGTAGTTGCCCTCCTCCAGCCGCGCGCTCAGAGTCAGGCTGTTGTAGCAGGATTCTGTGACCCCCTCCAGGTAGGTGCAAGAGGACATCCCTGTCACTCTGGCCAGGACGGCGACCCCTCTGGAAGTGCCGTCTGTGGTCCTGGTCAGCCCGTCCCAGCTGAGCGTGAAGTAGATCATCCCCGTCGCAGGCATCTCGAACATGAAGCGCTTAGACTTGCCCGAGTACTTGAAGGTGTGGCTCATGTAGTTGTAGTCCGGGATGGAGTGGCACACGTCTATTTGGTGGAAGCGAGACTTGAAGTCCTCGAACGGCATAGAGAACGACAGCTCTTCCTGCCGGGGCTGTGGACCCTGCCAGACCCCCATGGCTGGGCCGATGCCCAGCTTGCGCAGCCGGACTGTTCGGGTTGCCTCGTTGAGTGTAAGGAAAGTGTAGTTCGACTCCGCGCAGATGCCGTGGGGGTTATGGATGTTGAGCTTGCTGCCTGCTACCATCGGCAGCTCCTGGTCGCTGTAGTCCGCAAGCAGCCTCATCAGCTCTTCCTAGGGCGTGTCAGCAAGGTAGAGAGTGGTGACGGGGGCGAATGCGAAGGTGGACAGCACGCTGCGCGGGGTGCCGGTCAGGGTCTTTTCGTAACTGTAATTAAGCACGGCCCAGGCCTTTTCCAAGAGGTAGAGGAAGAGGTGCTTGCCTCTGCTGAACATCGGCCTCGAGTCGTTGAAGGGTACCTAGTCGTTGATGGTTATGGGGGTGGCCGTCCCTCCGATGTTGAGGATGAGGGTGTAGATGCCCGTGGGGGTAATGGAGTCAGCCATGAACAGCTGGGGCAGGAGGCTCGGCAGCTCAGCCAGAGTGGCCAGCGCGGCCATGAAGTAGCCGTCCAGTGACTGCTC contains:
- the LOC127594822 gene encoding uncharacterized protein LOC127594822, coding for MNALKGPISADAAITEYQKKRRDKINGGYTELAITYEEEGAKAPKVAAKKAKKTSKLPGGLQRLIDLIFDTKQINHAMKEIGYDAKKMPLGKLGESTIKDAYKVLNDLEKALKRGAKDEVKTLSSRFYSLIPHDFGRANMSNFVLDCEEKIKHKLDMLQSLSDMKITSKLLDTTEADTDIIDQNYKKLGCKLRPLAATEEIHNMVSTYVANTRGNYKPQIEDIFEVVREQEHKEFNSKLGNNLLLWHGSGVANFVGILSQGLRIAPPEAPASGYLFGKGIYLADMFEKSAMYCRGSDDGSYLILLVEGALGQMNILTRPDCGAKELMEKAKKNSTKCHGGKAPPPSSYKKFSSFSIPLGKVDETKSGSYKGHNEFIVYQKNQARLRYLIRYRLK
- the LOC127594823 gene encoding ATP synthase subunit delta-like, with the translated sequence MIGLLRNAFRMGVKSVPSHKPPMAADSPAGRYASALFSSASQKESLDVVGEDIAQLHKILEQSPGIREFLNNASFKKQSKLESLEPIKESCHELTWSFIVAMADNGRLGELHKAAEKYSEFLKVLGKEEDVRVISHRNLTDEEKARVKDSLGKRGEGALTITYEVDPAIMGGLQIFRGSTFMDCSLRSRLERIQGELAKN
- the LOC127594824 gene encoding ubiquinone/menaquinone biosynthesis C-methyltransferase UbiE-like, yielding MFQNKPLSRYSVHQLNSLPPYLVCGYKDIQNYASQHNARAERSKLFCSSHFGSRTVPLEQKQALVDNVFSSVAKNYDLMNDAMSLGIHRYWKNYFVEDLAGVRVLDVAGGTGDIAFRIQDLNRDNGVEVTVLDINAAMLAEGRRRASEQQYQGLEFVEGNAEELPFEADSFDVYTIAFGLRNVPRTAKALGEAFRVLKKGGRLSILEFSKVQTSLFRQAYETYSHLVIPQLGETLASDRASYQYLVESIQKFYDQESLLRLVKEAGFKYAGFRNLSDGIVAIHNGFKL